A region of Lacinutrix sp. Hel_I_90 DNA encodes the following proteins:
- a CDS encoding M36 family metallopeptidase, which yields MFLLLIFAVQTSFCQKQLDGVVQNYFNSISEVSDSKKADLSEWKISDVVPSLNPEIQHVYVQQYHNNIPIQFASYKLTVKNNQVTYKLNQFVTDIASKTATSIPSITPETAILKTIRKHGLQSPTLRGTKNKEGVNEYRNSGISEEPIKAKLMYQVYDGKLKLVWNVNLYQADGKHWWSENVDASTGQVLYTEDWVVSCNFEDPNHKNHNHNSEATPTLEKAAPFFYEATTTAEALVGGGSYNVFPIGIESPNHGNRTIVTDPANALASPFGWHDTNGSSGAEFTITRGNNVWAQEDTNGNNGTGVSPNGGSALNFDFALNLNNSPSTFLPAATTNLFYWNNIMHDVFYQYGFTEASGNFQENNYGKGGAGSDSVNADAQDGSGTNNANFATPPDGSNPRMQMFLFTNPTRDGDLDNVIIAHEYGHGISTRLVGGPNSNVLGGSEQMGEGWSDWLGLVLTIRQGDDRNTARGVGTYAIGQATNGAGIRPTRYSTDFAVNSTDYGDISGLSVPHGVGYGFATILWDMTWDLIDLVGYDSNLYTGNGGNNIAMALVIEGLKNTANNPGFVSGRDGILQADQDLYGGQYNCLIWDAFAKRGVGIDAVENSNGGTNTNNDQIISFTSGCGDPIPVDCDSTIASFPYNEGFENTLGSWSQGTGDDFDWTLRTGGTPSSNTGPAGAFEGTHYIYVEASSPNFGGKNTILNSPCFDFTGVASPTANFHYQMTGDSVGTIRLEARLDGEQTWTEVWIKTGDQGAAWVSENVGLSAYAGETVQLRFRGTTNTSWQGDIAIDAFSVTTTNQDTQAPTAPTSLAASGTTQTTTNLSWTASTDNVGVTGYEVFQGATSLGTVTATSSIVTGLTANTTYSFTVKAQDAAGNESAASNAVSVTTLSDTPPGGCAGGISAFPYSESFESGLGAWTQASGDDLNWTRDSGGTPSSSTGPASGSSGSWYVYVEASSPNYPSKRAILNSPCFNLSSVSQANFTFDYHMNGANDLGSISVEASDNDGATWTTIWSESGASQGNVWQSVNLDLANYVGDSVQLRFNRLTGNTWQADIAIDNVGVSTDGGPPTSCSNVTLSFTFDNYPEETAWSIVNGSGTTVASGGTYGSQPDGSTLNIAVGCLDDGCYNLIVTDTYGDGICCAYGSGSYTLTNSDTGGTLASGGAFTSSETTNFCLASSGFAAGLTSEPVRADNLDQHFKLYPNPVEEELKISLMGFRAQSFEINNMLGQTVIKGRYSDTIDVSKLEAGIYIMQLNIGEKTKIKRFIKE from the coding sequence TTGTTTTTACTGCTAATTTTTGCAGTACAAACCTCATTCTGCCAAAAGCAATTGGATGGTGTCGTTCAGAACTATTTTAATAGTATTTCTGAAGTATCAGATTCAAAAAAAGCAGATTTATCTGAATGGAAAATTTCAGATGTCGTTCCCTCCTTGAATCCGGAAATTCAGCATGTTTATGTACAGCAGTACCACAACAACATTCCCATTCAATTTGCTAGTTATAAGTTAACAGTTAAAAATAACCAAGTGACTTATAAGCTTAATCAATTTGTTACAGATATAGCATCCAAAACAGCGACGTCAATTCCCTCAATTACACCAGAAACCGCGATATTAAAAACAATTAGGAAGCATGGTTTACAGAGCCCAACACTTAGAGGCACTAAAAACAAGGAAGGTGTTAACGAGTACAGAAACTCAGGAATAAGTGAAGAGCCTATTAAAGCTAAGTTAATGTATCAAGTTTATGACGGTAAGCTGAAGTTGGTCTGGAATGTGAATCTATATCAAGCCGACGGGAAACATTGGTGGAGCGAAAACGTAGACGCAAGCACAGGGCAAGTACTGTATACTGAAGACTGGGTTGTCTCTTGTAATTTTGAGGATCCTAATCATAAAAACCACAATCACAATAGTGAGGCTACGCCCACATTAGAAAAAGCTGCCCCCTTCTTTTATGAAGCGACTACAACAGCGGAGGCTTTAGTTGGCGGAGGTTCTTATAATGTATTCCCGATAGGGATAGAAAGTCCAAATCACGGAAACAGAACGATAGTAACAGATCCTGCTAATGCCTTGGCCTCGCCTTTTGGATGGCATGATACGAACGGTAGTTCTGGAGCAGAATTTACAATAACTAGAGGAAACAATGTATGGGCACAAGAAGACACCAATGGAAATAATGGAACTGGTGTTTCTCCTAATGGAGGTAGCGCATTAAATTTTGATTTCGCATTAAATTTGAATAATAGTCCTTCAACATTTTTACCGGCTGCAACAACAAATCTATTCTATTGGAATAATATTATGCATGATGTATTTTATCAATATGGTTTTACTGAAGCTTCTGGAAATTTTCAAGAAAACAATTATGGTAAAGGCGGGGCTGGTAGTGATTCTGTAAACGCAGACGCTCAAGATGGAAGTGGTACGAATAATGCAAACTTCGCGACGCCACCAGATGGTAGTAACCCTAGAATGCAAATGTTTCTATTTACAAATCCTACTAGAGATGGTGATTTGGACAATGTAATTATTGCTCATGAGTATGGGCATGGTATTTCAACACGTTTAGTAGGTGGGCCAAACTCTAATGTATTAGGAGGTTCTGAGCAAATGGGAGAAGGCTGGTCAGACTGGTTAGGTCTAGTACTTACAATACGTCAAGGCGATGATAGAAATACTGCTCGTGGGGTTGGAACCTATGCTATAGGTCAAGCTACAAATGGTGCAGGAATTCGCCCTACGCGATATTCTACAGATTTTGCAGTTAATAGCACAGATTATGGCGATATTTCTGGTCTATCAGTACCTCATGGTGTAGGCTATGGTTTTGCAACTATTCTTTGGGATATGACCTGGGATCTTATAGATTTGGTAGGGTATGATTCAAATTTATATACAGGTAATGGAGGAAATAATATAGCAATGGCACTCGTTATTGAAGGCCTTAAGAATACAGCAAATAATCCGGGCTTTGTTTCTGGGCGTGATGGTATTCTTCAAGCTGATCAAGATCTTTATGGCGGACAATACAATTGTTTAATTTGGGATGCTTTTGCCAAAAGAGGGGTTGGAATAGATGCTGTAGAAAATTCAAATGGTGGTACAAATACTAATAATGATCAAATAATTTCATTTACAAGTGGATGTGGTGACCCAATACCCGTAGATTGTGATTCTACTATTGCAAGTTTTCCTTACAATGAAGGTTTTGAAAATACTTTAGGCTCATGGTCTCAAGGCACTGGAGACGATTTTGATTGGACACTTAGAACCGGAGGAACACCTTCTAGCAATACAGGTCCAGCAGGAGCTTTTGAAGGAACACATTATATATACGTCGAAGCTTCTAGCCCAAATTTTGGAGGAAAAAACACCATTCTAAATTCACCTTGTTTCGACTTTACAGGAGTCGCTAGTCCAACTGCGAATTTTCATTATCAAATGACAGGAGATTCAGTAGGAACGATTAGACTGGAAGCCAGATTAGATGGCGAACAAACCTGGACAGAAGTATGGATTAAAACGGGAGATCAAGGTGCTGCCTGGGTGAGTGAGAATGTAGGTCTTTCGGCTTATGCTGGAGAAACAGTGCAATTAAGATTTAGAGGAACAACAAATACCTCTTGGCAAGGCGATATTGCAATTGATGCGTTTAGCGTTACTACAACCAATCAAGATACGCAAGCACCAACTGCTCCTACAAGCTTAGCCGCTTCAGGAACAACGCAAACAACAACTAATTTATCTTGGACCGCGTCTACAGATAACGTGGGTGTTACAGGTTACGAAGTTTTTCAGGGAGCTACAAGTTTAGGAACAGTAACTGCAACGTCATCGATTGTAACAGGTTTAACAGCGAATACAACCTATTCGTTTACTGTTAAAGCGCAAGATGCGGCAGGAAATGAATCGGCGGCAAGTAATGCTGTTAGTGTAACCACATTATCAGACACACCACCGGGAGGATGTGCAGGAGGTATTAGTGCTTTTCCATATAGTGAAAGTTTCGAGAGCGGATTAGGCGCTTGGACGCAAGCTAGTGGAGACGATTTAAACTGGACACGTGATAGTGGTGGAACACCTTCTTCTAGTACAGGACCTGCATCGGGGTCATCGGGATCTTGGTATGTATATGTAGAAGCATCTTCTCCTAATTACCCAAGTAAAAGGGCTATTTTGAATTCGCCTTGTTTTAATCTGAGTTCGGTTTCTCAAGCTAATTTCACTTTTGATTACCATATGAACGGCGCCAATGATTTAGGTAGTATTTCAGTAGAAGCGAGTGATAATGACGGAGCAACCTGGACAACTATTTGGTCTGAATCTGGTGCTTCACAAGGAAATGTATGGCAATCTGTTAATTTAGACCTTGCCAATTATGTTGGAGACAGTGTGCAACTACGATTTAATCGTTTAACCGGTAATACTTGGCAAGCAGATATCGCTATTGATAATGTTGGCGTATCCACTGATGGAGGACCACCAACAAGCTGTTCTAATGTAACGCTTTCTTTTACGTTTGATAATTATCCAGAAGAAACGGCATGGTCTATTGTAAATGGATCGGGGACGACTGTTGCCTCTGGAGGGACCTACGGATCTCAACCAGATGGCTCAACTTTAAATATTGCTGTTGGATGTTTAGATGATGGCTGTTATAATTTAATTGTCACTGATACTTATGGAGATGGTATTTGTTGTGCTTACGGGAGTGGTTCATACACATTAACTAATTCTGATACAGGAGGGACGTTAGCTTCTGGGGGAGCTTTTACAAGCTCTGAGACCACTAACTTCTGTTTAGCAAGTTCAGGCTTTGCTGCTGGGTTAACGTCAGAACCTGTTAGAGCAGATAATTTAGACCAACACTTTAAATTATATCCAAACCCTGTTGAGGAAGAACTAAAAATATCATTAATGGGCTTTAGAGCACAAAGTTTTGAAATTAATAATATGCTAGGACAAACCGTAATTAAAGGGAGATATAGTGATACTATTGATGTTTCAAAATTAGAAGCAGGAATATATATCATGCAGTTGAATATTGGAGAGAAAACCAAAATAAAAAGATTTATAAAAGAATAA
- a CDS encoding reprolysin-like metallopeptidase, translating into MKKLLLLAFFMSTAFAFSQSKSLWQKKAPAAISQVKASKQNLPTTATYHLNLEGLKQALTKAPKRDSATKNSNVIIAFPNEKGEFESFRIFEASVMHPDLEAKYPGIKSYAGQGISDPSSRIRFSVSPLGLQSMRLSAGKPAAFIEPYTNDGLHYTVYKREDKTTTYDDFECQVTDAANKTLLGNNAAFRNADDSILRTYRLAVSTTAEYTTYHGGTKTLALAAINTTMTRVNGIFENDFNVTMILIANTDAVIYTNASTDPYGSTSGGFNSALQNTLTNVIGEANYDVGHLFAKASNNGNAGCIGCVCVNGQKGSGFTSRQDPEGDPFDVDYVAHELGHQFGGNHTWTHGGNEGTNVQMEPGSGSTIMGYAGITGANTDVQQNSDPYFHAITIEQITDYVKSTSCQINTNTGNAVPTANAGSNYTIPKGTAFVLTGAGSDANSQDVLTYCWEQIDENNSATQKPSVTATTGPAFRSYLPTTNTKRYFPRLATIKTGATAWEWEAVPNVARSLNFRLTVRDNRAGGANNNSDDMAISVNGAAGPFIVNTPNTNVTWNAGTTQSVTWNVAGTTGNGVNAANVDIFLSTDGGNTYPISLATGVPNDGAQDIVVPNNQGSQNRIMVKGANNIFFDISNNNFTIGTPVSCVATVPVSLAASNVGASTATLSWTAVPAATYDLRYRKTGTTTWTTNAVTGTSLALSGLTALTQYEAQVRSKCSGGSNSAYSASVSFTTTQIQLNYCASASTNVNDEYISRVQLGTINNSSGAQFYSDFTAQSTNLAKGSASTITITPTWTGTVYNEAYAVWIDYNKDGDFTDAGEQVFSQAPTQATPVSGTFTVPNTATNGPTRMRVSMKYNAAPAACESFQYGEVEDYTVNIQAGAVDTIAPVITLIGSATINLLVGDSYNDQGATATDNVDGNITSSIVTTGTVNTTVAGTYIITYNVSDAAGNAATPEIRTINVTAVSSGCTAGVSAFPYSESFESGLGAWTQASGDDLNWTRDSGGTPSSNTGPASGSSGSWYVYVEASSPNYPSKRAILNSPCFDLSSVSQANFTFDYHMNGANDLGSISVEASDNDGATWTTIWSESGASQGNAWQSVNLDLANYVGDSVQLRFNRLTGNTWQADIAIDNVGVSSDGGPPPGCSNVTLSFTFDNYPEETAWSIVNGSGSTVASGGTYGSQPDGSTLNIAVGCLDDGCYNLIVTDTYGDGICCAYGNGSYTLTNSDTGVTLASGGAFTSSETTNFCLASSGFASGLASVTTRADNLDQQFKLYPNPVEQELKIALMGFRAQSFEINNMLGQTVIKGRYSDTIDVSKLEAGMYIIQLNIGEKTKIKRFIKE; encoded by the coding sequence ATGAAAAAACTATTACTATTAGCTTTTTTTATGTCTACAGCGTTTGCTTTTTCTCAAAGCAAATCACTGTGGCAAAAAAAAGCGCCAGCAGCAATTTCTCAAGTTAAAGCAAGTAAACAAAACTTGCCAACAACGGCAACTTACCATTTAAACCTTGAAGGTTTAAAACAAGCGTTAACCAAAGCGCCCAAAAGAGATTCAGCAACTAAAAACTCTAATGTTATTATTGCGTTTCCTAACGAGAAAGGAGAATTTGAGAGTTTTAGAATCTTTGAAGCCTCAGTAATGCATCCTGATTTAGAAGCTAAATATCCAGGAATTAAATCTTATGCAGGACAAGGTATAAGCGATCCTTCATCAAGAATTCGTTTTAGCGTTTCACCCCTAGGTTTGCAGAGTATGCGGCTATCTGCGGGAAAACCTGCCGCTTTTATTGAGCCCTATACTAATGATGGTTTACATTATACAGTCTACAAAAGAGAAGACAAAACAACCACGTATGATGATTTTGAATGCCAAGTTACTGATGCCGCTAATAAAACATTGTTGGGTAATAATGCTGCATTTAGAAATGCAGATGATTCTATTTTAAGAACCTATAGATTAGCCGTATCTACTACTGCAGAATATACGACGTATCATGGCGGCACAAAAACATTAGCATTAGCCGCTATTAATACAACCATGACGAGAGTCAACGGTATTTTTGAAAATGATTTTAATGTCACCATGATATTAATTGCTAATACAGACGCCGTTATTTACACCAATGCGTCTACAGACCCCTATGGCTCTACTTCTGGTGGTTTTAATAGTGCTTTACAAAACACTTTAACTAATGTTATTGGTGAAGCAAATTATGATGTAGGGCACTTGTTTGCAAAAGCCTCTAATAATGGTAATGCCGGTTGTATAGGCTGTGTCTGTGTTAATGGACAAAAAGGTAGCGGATTTACTTCAAGACAAGATCCAGAAGGTGATCCTTTTGATGTAGATTATGTTGCACATGAACTTGGACATCAGTTTGGTGGAAACCATACCTGGACACATGGGGGAAATGAAGGCACGAATGTACAAATGGAACCAGGAAGTGGAAGCACAATAATGGGTTATGCCGGAATTACAGGAGCCAATACAGATGTACAACAAAATAGCGATCCGTATTTTCATGCGATTACTATAGAACAGATAACAGATTATGTAAAGTCAACAAGCTGTCAAATAAATACCAATACAGGTAATGCTGTGCCTACAGCTAACGCTGGATCCAATTATACGATTCCAAAAGGAACAGCTTTTGTATTAACAGGAGCAGGTTCTGATGCGAATTCACAAGATGTATTAACTTATTGCTGGGAGCAAATAGATGAAAATAATTCAGCCACACAAAAACCTAGTGTAACCGCTACGACTGGCCCAGCTTTTAGGTCTTACCTCCCTACGACGAACACTAAAAGGTATTTTCCAAGATTAGCAACCATTAAAACAGGCGCAACAGCTTGGGAATGGGAAGCGGTTCCTAATGTGGCAAGAAGTTTAAATTTTAGGTTAACTGTTCGAGATAATAGAGCTGGCGGCGCCAATAATAATAGTGATGATATGGCAATATCAGTCAATGGTGCGGCCGGACCATTTATTGTTAATACGCCAAATACAAATGTAACCTGGAACGCAGGAACAACGCAGTCGGTAACTTGGAATGTTGCGGGAACAACAGGAAATGGCGTAAACGCCGCTAATGTTGATATTTTTCTGTCTACAGATGGCGGGAATACCTATCCAATTTCTTTGGCTACGGGCGTACCAAATGATGGCGCGCAGGATATTGTTGTACCTAATAACCAAGGGTCTCAAAACAGAATCATGGTAAAAGGCGCTAATAATATTTTCTTTGATATTTCTAATAATAATTTTACTATTGGAACGCCAGTATCTTGTGTAGCTACTGTGCCGGTAAGTTTAGCGGCGTCAAATGTTGGGGCTTCAACAGCAACTTTAAGCTGGACAGCGGTACCTGCTGCAACATACGATTTGCGTTATAGAAAAACAGGAACAACAACCTGGACAACGAATGCGGTGACAGGAACGTCTCTAGCTTTATCGGGACTAACGGCTTTAACGCAATATGAAGCGCAGGTAAGAAGTAAATGTTCAGGCGGAAGTAATTCAGCCTATAGTGCCTCTGTTAGTTTCACAACAACTCAAATACAGTTAAATTACTGTGCTTCTGCAAGTACAAATGTTAACGATGAGTATATCTCTAGAGTACAATTAGGGACTATTAACAATAGCTCTGGAGCACAGTTCTATTCAGATTTTACTGCACAATCCACAAATTTAGCAAAAGGATCAGCATCTACTATTACAATTACGCCAACTTGGACAGGTACCGTTTATAATGAAGCTTATGCCGTTTGGATTGATTATAATAAAGATGGTGATTTTACAGATGCCGGAGAACAAGTGTTTTCTCAAGCACCCACACAAGCAACACCAGTAAGTGGAACCTTTACAGTACCAAATACGGCTACTAATGGCCCAACAAGAATGCGGGTTTCAATGAAGTATAATGCGGCACCTGCCGCTTGTGAATCGTTCCAGTATGGAGAAGTGGAAGATTACACCGTAAATATTCAAGCAGGAGCAGTAGATACCATTGCTCCAGTAATTACATTAATAGGCAGTGCTACTATTAACCTATTAGTTGGAGATTCGTATAACGATCAAGGAGCTACTGCAACAGATAATGTTGATGGAAACATAACATCAAGTATTGTTACTACAGGAACGGTAAATACGACCGTTGCAGGCACGTATATAATTACTTATAATGTAAGCGATGCGGCAGGAAATGCAGCGACACCCGAAATAAGAACTATTAATGTGACAGCGGTGAGCTCAGGATGTACTGCGGGTGTTTCCGCTTTTCCATATAGTGAAAGTTTCGAGAGCGGATTAGGCGCTTGGACGCAAGCCAGTGGAGACGATTTAAACTGGACACGTGATAGTGGAGGAACACCTTCTTCTAACACAGGACCTGCATCGGGGTCATCGGGATCTTGGTATGTATATGTAGAAGCATCTTCTCCTAATTACCCAAGTAAAAGGGCTATTTTGAATTCCCCTTGTTTTGATCTGAGTTCGGTTTCTCAAGCTAATTTCACTTTTGATTACCATATGAACGGCGCCAATGATCTCGGTAGTATTTCTGTAGAAGCTAGTGATAATGACGGAGCAACCTGGACTACGATTTGGTCTGAATCTGGTGCTTCACAAGGAAATGCATGGCAATCTGTTAATTTAGACCTTGCCAATTATGTTGGAGACAGTGTGCAACTGCGATTTAATCGTTTAACCGGCAATACTTGGCAAGCAGATATCGCTATTGATAATGTTGGCGTATCCTCTGATGGAGGACCACCACCAGGCTGTTCTAATGTAACGCTTTCTTTTACGTTTGATAATTATCCAGAAGAAACGGCATGGTCTATTGTAAATGGATCGGGATCAACTGTTGCCTCTGGAGGCACTTATGGATCACAACCAGATGGTTCAACTTTAAATATTGCTGTTGGCTGTTTAGATGATGGCTGTTATAATTTAATCGTCACTGATACTTATGGAGATGGTATTTGTTGTGCGTATGGGAATGGTTCATACACATTAACTAATTCTGATACAGGAGTCACGTTAGCTTCTGGAGGGGCTTTTACAAGCTCTGAGACCACGAACTTCTGTTTAGCAAGTTCAGGCTTTGCTTCTGGGTTAGCTTCAGTAACTACTAGAGCAGATAATTTAGACCAACAGTTTAAATTATATCCAAACCCAGTTGAGCAAGAACTAAAAATAGCATTAATGGGCTTTAGAGCACAAAGTTTTGAAATTAATAATATGTTAGGACAAACCGTAATTAAAGGGAGATATAGTGATACGATTGATGTTTCAAAATTAGAAGCAGGAATGTATATCATACAGTTGAATATTGGAGAGAAAACCAAAATAAAAAGATTTATTAAAGAATAA
- a CDS encoding 3'-5' exonuclease: MISKLNLEHILFLDIETVPETQHFSELDKTKQELWEAKSRYQRKEEFNAEEFYDRAGIWAEFGKIICISVGYFTLQGDTRLFRTTSFYGEEPDLLRDFKNLLISHFSQAKHLLCAHNGKEFDFPYIARRMIIHNIELPYKLNLFGKKPWEVPHLDTLELWKFGDYKTYTSLKLMTNVLGIPSPKDDIDGSEVYKTYYEEKDIDRIITYCEKDTIAVAQIFLRLRGDTILSADEIIHV, from the coding sequence ATGATATCAAAACTTAATCTTGAACACATTCTCTTTTTAGACATTGAAACCGTTCCGGAAACACAACATTTTTCTGAATTAGATAAAACGAAGCAAGAGCTTTGGGAAGCCAAATCGCGGTACCAGAGAAAAGAAGAGTTTAATGCTGAAGAATTCTACGACCGCGCAGGCATTTGGGCAGAGTTTGGGAAGATCATTTGTATTTCGGTTGGATATTTTACCCTGCAAGGTGACACCCGTTTGTTTCGTACGACCTCTTTTTATGGCGAAGAACCTGATTTGTTAAGAGACTTTAAAAACTTATTGATTTCGCATTTTAGCCAAGCGAAACACTTGCTTTGTGCGCATAATGGTAAAGAATTCGATTTCCCATATATTGCCAGACGCATGATTATTCATAATATCGAATTGCCATATAAACTCAATCTCTTCGGTAAAAAACCTTGGGAAGTGCCACATTTAGACACATTAGAACTCTGGAAATTTGGTGATTACAAAACCTATACCTCTTTAAAACTCATGACTAATGTTCTAGGGATTCCTTCGCCTAAAGATGATATTGATGGTAGTGAGGTGTATAAAACCTATTATGAAGAAAAAGACATCGACCGCATTATTACCTACTGTGAAAAAGATACGATTGCGGTGGCTCAAATTTTCTTGAGATTGCGCGGTGATACTATTTTATCCGCAGATGAGATTATTCATGTATAA
- a CDS encoding serine hydrolase, whose protein sequence is MTFLKKFLAVLVILFGLLIATLYITDTDYLIKAVRTIYLRGYTTAFLDDYKKFDNRTVPNGTPQPWPNHNDYNSVAETESLDKANNDWGTVAYVIIKNDSIWYEKYYDNYSDSSKSNSFSMAKSYVSGLLGKAIMDGDIKSLDQPVCDFLPAFCEGLAAKMTVGDLSSMSSGTNWDEAYYSPLSITTRAYFDDDLAKVMNGLKVVTEPGQAFKYASGDTQMLAMVIEKATGKKMYDYLAESFWKPLGSEHPTLWQVDSDENDLVKAYCCIASNAKDFARFGKLYKDHGKWNGKQVLDSAFVAKSLKPRHSKMYGYGWWLKTHKGKDFKMMRGHLGQYVIVQPEDNVIIVRLGHQKSPDAGVGRFTDDISLYIDEAYEMLNK, encoded by the coding sequence ATGACGTTCCTAAAAAAGTTTCTTGCCGTTTTAGTGATCCTTTTTGGATTGCTAATTGCCACACTATATATTACAGATACAGACTATTTAATAAAAGCCGTGCGTACTATTTACCTACGAGGGTACACGACTGCTTTTTTAGACGATTATAAAAAGTTTGATAACAGAACCGTTCCTAATGGTACGCCGCAACCTTGGCCAAATCACAATGACTATAATTCTGTTGCAGAAACTGAATCTTTAGACAAAGCGAATAATGACTGGGGCACCGTCGCTTACGTCATTATTAAAAATGATAGTATTTGGTATGAAAAATATTACGATAACTATAGCGACAGTTCAAAATCGAACTCTTTTTCTATGGCAAAAAGCTATGTCTCTGGTTTATTAGGGAAAGCAATAATGGATGGGGACATTAAAAGTTTAGACCAACCAGTTTGCGATTTTCTTCCAGCATTTTGTGAGGGCTTAGCCGCTAAAATGACCGTTGGCGATCTCTCTTCTATGAGTTCTGGCACCAATTGGGATGAAGCTTATTATTCGCCATTATCGATTACTACGCGCGCTTATTTTGATGATGATTTAGCCAAAGTTATGAATGGTTTAAAAGTTGTAACAGAACCTGGACAAGCGTTTAAGTATGCCAGTGGAGACACCCAAATGTTAGCCATGGTTATTGAAAAAGCAACGGGTAAAAAAATGTATGACTATTTAGCAGAAAGCTTCTGGAAACCCTTAGGCTCAGAACACCCAACCCTCTGGCAAGTGGACAGTGACGAAAACGATCTGGTAAAAGCCTATTGTTGTATCGCGAGCAATGCTAAAGATTTTGCGCGTTTTGGAAAATTGTATAAAGATCATGGCAAGTGGAATGGTAAACAAGTTTTAGATTCTGCTTTTGTAGCGAAATCACTCAAGCCGCGTCATAGCAAGATGTATGGCTATGGTTGGTGGTTAAAAACACACAAAGGCAAAGACTTTAAAATGATGCGTGGTCACTTAGGACAGTATGTTATCGTACAGCCAGAAGACAACGTGATTATCGTGCGCTTAGGGCACCAAAAATCGCCAGATGCCGGCGTTGGCCGCTTTACAGACGATATCTCTCTATATATTGATGAGGCTTACGAGATGTTAAATAAATAA
- a CDS encoding DUF4442 domain-containing protein, with product MYRVITNILKRFLKASTIYKYGFNWSPMYRRSTGRLVEVSDDLHYVKIQIKLSWKNRNYAGSLFGGSMLAATDPIYMIQLIQILGDDYVVWDKAVTANYKRPGKGVLSGDFAFSAEEITELKKKVAENNQMDLIKTMKLINAKDEVVAEFSKTIYVAQKAFYKEKLKLRKAETTR from the coding sequence ATGTATAGAGTCATCACAAACATTCTTAAGCGCTTTTTAAAAGCGTCAACTATCTACAAATATGGATTCAATTGGTCGCCAATGTACCGACGATCTACTGGGCGACTCGTTGAAGTTAGTGACGATTTACATTATGTTAAAATCCAAATAAAGCTCAGTTGGAAAAATAGAAACTATGCCGGCTCTCTATTTGGTGGCAGTATGTTGGCTGCGACAGATCCTATTTACATGATTCAGCTCATTCAAATTTTAGGCGATGATTATGTCGTTTGGGATAAAGCCGTGACGGCAAACTATAAACGCCCGGGTAAAGGTGTGCTTAGCGGTGATTTCGCTTTTTCGGCTGAAGAAATAACAGAGCTCAAAAAAAAAGTAGCTGAAAACAATCAAATGGACCTCATTAAAACCATGAAACTAATTAACGCAAAAGATGAAGTCGTAGCTGAGTTTTCAAAAACGATTTACGTTGCTCAAAAAGCATTTTATAAAGAGAAATTGAAGCTTAGAAAAGCAGAAACCACTCGCTAA
- a CDS encoding methylated-DNA--[protein]-cysteine S-methyltransferase, producing METCYINSPLGITKIMGDEEGVVSVTVLNYNTFEEASEDAPDNLSFQRKRESKEKVSDVIPEVLEDCVLQLNEYFQGTREQFSLKLNPQGTVFQERVWDALLSIPYGKTTSYLELSKQLGDVKAIRAVASANGKNPLWIIVPCHRVIGSDGRLTGYAGGLHRKKWLLEHESPYKQQSLF from the coding sequence ATGGAAACCTGCTACATCAACTCGCCATTAGGAATCACAAAGATTATGGGTGATGAGGAGGGTGTTGTTTCCGTTACAGTATTAAATTATAACACATTCGAAGAGGCTAGCGAAGACGCGCCAGATAATCTATCCTTCCAGCGAAAGCGGGAATCCAAGGAAAAAGTTTCAGACGTTATTCCCGAAGTTCTAGAAGATTGTGTTCTTCAGCTTAATGAATATTTTCAGGGCACACGAGAGCAATTCAGCTTAAAACTCAATCCGCAAGGCACAGTGTTTCAAGAACGCGTTTGGGATGCTTTGCTAAGCATTCCGTATGGTAAAACAACGTCCTATTTAGAACTCTCAAAGCAATTAGGTGATGTTAAAGCTATTCGTGCGGTCGCTAGTGCCAACGGTAAAAATCCTTTATGGATTATTGTGCCTTGTCACCGTGTGATAGGTAGTGATGGTCGTTTAACGGGATACGCTGGTGGATTACATAGAAAAAAATGGCTTCTGGAACATGAAAGTCCTTACAAACAACAATCCTTATTCTAA